A genomic region of Elaeis guineensis isolate ETL-2024a chromosome 9, EG11, whole genome shotgun sequence contains the following coding sequences:
- the LOC105036332 gene encoding transcription factor IBH1-like has protein sequence MNRKNSNKSRNPNKPTLAFYFLRALACINKKTSMASYNQRSGTIKRAAYASMALAAGPKRAWSRAVLCRVLWWGSSRLHGFPTRRRPRAFFHRRVRVADPKLREPSKADVLRRLVPGAKAMDLSRLLEETAHYIQYLRAQVLLMQNVVGSVSD, from the coding sequence ATGAATAGGAAGAACTCCAACAAAAGCCGTAACCCTAATAAGCCCACGTTGGCCTTCTATTTTCTAAGAGCTCTGGCTTGCATAAATAAGAAGACATCCATGGCATCTTATAACCAGCGAAGCGGCACCATCAAGCGTGCAGCGTATGCATCCATGGCACTGGCAGCTGGCCCCAAAAGAGCATGGAGTCGTGCGGTGCTGTGTAGGGTTCTTTGGTGGGGCAGTTCTAGGCTCCATGGGTTTCCAACTCGCCGAAGGCCAAGAGCTTTCTTTCATCGGAGGGTCAGAGTGGCAGATCCTAAGCTACGAGAGCCAAGCAAAGCTGATGTCCTCCGGAGGCTGGTGCCCGGTGCCAAGGCCATGGACTTGTCCCGCTTGTTGGAGGAGACTGCACATTACATACAGTATCTTAGAGCGCAGGTTTTGCTCATGCAGAATGTTGTTGGTTCGGTCTCTGATTAG